A window of Fictibacillus halophilus contains these coding sequences:
- a CDS encoding N-acetyltransferase: MLKYEVKKLLVNYKTLEEFKQFKEYGVQELSMLEDLQENMIENDSESPFYGIYYGDKLVARMSLYQIEAAFDQYFDPPQDYLELWKLEVLPHHQTKGLGKALVEFAKTFRLPIKTNGRQQSGGFWEKMGFEAVTYNQDRDRGQNPYVWYPTGVSEQRLA, translated from the coding sequence ATGTTAAAGTATGAAGTTAAAAAATTATTAGTTAACTATAAAACACTTGAAGAATTTAAGCAGTTCAAAGAATATGGAGTACAAGAATTGTCGATGCTTGAGGACCTTCAGGAGAATATGATCGAAAACGACAGTGAGTCTCCGTTCTACGGAATTTATTATGGCGATAAACTAGTAGCACGAATGAGCTTGTATCAGATCGAAGCTGCTTTTGATCAATATTTTGATCCTCCACAAGATTATTTAGAACTTTGGAAACTAGAAGTATTGCCTCATCATCAGACAAAAGGTTTAGGAAAAGCTTTAGTAGAGTTCGCAAAAACGTTCCGCCTTCCGATCAAGACGAATGGCAGACAACAATCTGGCGGTTTTTGGGAGAAGATGGGCTTTGAAGCTGTCACATACAATCAAGATCGTGACCGTGGTCAGAATCCATATGTTTGGTATCCAACAGGCGTAAGTGAACAACGCCTTGCATAA
- a CDS encoding enoyl-CoA hydratase/isomerase family protein gives MNEQPVLWEKKNGIGWITLNRPTVRNAINYDVMKDLSTLLNLAKKDEEVKVLIITGSGTKAFCSGGDLSAFHSLKTEEQAYGMLSKMGNILLDLFFFPKPTVALLNGSAVGGGCEIASACDIRLARAEAKVGFIQGRLGISTGWGGGTYLLERINLMRAMDLLYSSTPVTAKQSMDYGFIQYVIKGNSLKETERYVSRFTSQPLGVIESYKALQLERLDKEKIKQSVQNEIQRCAKLWASDEHHKRVEAFLKK, from the coding sequence GTGAACGAGCAACCTGTTTTATGGGAAAAAAAGAATGGAATAGGGTGGATAACTTTAAATCGCCCTACAGTACGTAATGCTATAAATTACGATGTGATGAAGGATTTATCAACTCTTTTAAACTTGGCAAAAAAGGACGAAGAGGTAAAAGTTCTTATCATAACGGGATCAGGTACAAAAGCGTTTTGTTCTGGAGGAGACCTTAGTGCTTTTCATTCATTAAAGACTGAAGAACAAGCGTACGGTATGTTATCAAAAATGGGAAACATCCTTCTTGATTTATTCTTTTTTCCTAAACCCACTGTAGCTCTTTTAAACGGATCAGCAGTTGGAGGCGGATGCGAAATTGCATCCGCGTGTGATATTAGACTTGCTCGTGCAGAGGCGAAAGTGGGGTTTATTCAAGGGCGTTTAGGCATCTCAACGGGTTGGGGAGGGGGAACATACCTCTTAGAAAGAATCAACCTAATGAGAGCAATGGATCTCTTATACAGCTCCACTCCTGTGACAGCTAAGCAAAGCATGGATTACGGATTTATCCAATACGTCATTAAAGGAAACAGCTTGAAAGAAACAGAACGCTATGTAAGCAGGTTTACATCTCAACCTCTTGGCGTCATCGAGTCTTATAAAGCTCTTCAGCTTGAAAGATTAGATAAGGAAAAGATAAAACAGAGCGTTCAAAATGAGATTCAACGATGTGCAAAGTTATGGGCGTCAGATGAACATCATAAAAGAGTAGAGGCATTCTTAAAAAAATAA
- a CDS encoding ketopantoate reductase family protein codes for MKISVIGGGAIGLLVSYFLKQNGKEPVIYTRSLAQAEALRRSGLTYRGLNGSETTVMVDAKSFAEYTGEESSCIIAVKQTAMNELMGLISYREVSFLFLQNGISHLSFLKSMPQKQISIGVVEHGAIKKDFSTVHHLGEGRIKLSSYRGDSEQTWSKLLHSSRFPTLIEEDWEPMVYEKLIMNASINPLTALLRITNGELLTNSHAFFIMKELFEETISVLNMTEQREVLWKELLVLCRNTSLNRSSMLKSVESGKQTEIESITGEIIKRGIELKIQTPYSRFAYEAINALDWRG; via the coding sequence ATGAAAATAAGTGTCATTGGCGGTGGGGCAATCGGGTTATTAGTTTCCTATTTTTTAAAACAAAATGGGAAAGAACCTGTTATTTATACAAGAAGCTTAGCTCAAGCAGAAGCGCTCAGAAGGTCTGGACTGACATACAGAGGTTTGAATGGTTCGGAGACAACTGTAATGGTCGATGCGAAGTCTTTTGCTGAATATACGGGTGAAGAATCTTCATGCATTATCGCAGTTAAACAAACAGCGATGAACGAATTAATGGGGTTGATCAGTTACAGAGAAGTTTCCTTTCTCTTTTTACAAAATGGAATTAGTCATCTATCTTTTTTAAAAAGCATGCCACAGAAACAAATAAGTATTGGTGTTGTTGAACACGGAGCGATTAAGAAAGATTTTTCCACAGTTCATCATCTCGGAGAAGGCAGGATTAAACTTTCTTCCTATAGAGGGGATTCTGAGCAGACATGGAGCAAACTTCTTCATTCAAGCCGTTTTCCTACTTTAATAGAAGAAGACTGGGAACCGATGGTTTATGAAAAACTAATAATGAATGCATCCATCAATCCACTTACAGCATTGTTAAGAATAACAAATGGAGAACTATTAACAAATTCACATGCATTCTTCATAATGAAAGAACTATTTGAAGAAACGATTTCTGTTTTAAATATGACAGAACAGCGCGAAGTGTTATGGAAGGAATTGTTAGTCCTGTGCAGAAATACTTCATTAAACCGATCCTCTATGTTAAAGAGTGTAGAGAGCGGTAAGCAAACTGAAATAGAGAGTATTACGGGTGAAATTATTAAGCGAGGGATTGAATTGAAGATCCAAACCCCTTATTCTCGTTTTGCATATGAAGCAATCAATGCATTGGATTGGAGAGGATGA
- a CDS encoding acyl-CoA carboxylase subunit beta — MVAKLENQLKEKIDQIEAGGPQKYHEKNSSQNKMFVRDRLRLLFDNGEYSVEDAKFANNQAGDLPADGVVTAIGKLGGKTVCVMANDSTVKAGSWGARTVEKIIRIQETAQKLKVPMLYLVDSAGARITDQIDMFPNRRGAGKIFYNQVKMSGMIPQVCILFGPSAAGGAYIPAFCDIVIMVDQNASMYLGSPRMAEKVIGEKVTLEEMGGARMHCSVSGCGDVLAVDETEAIEEAKRYLSYFPSNYKLKAPEVDAIAPKEGRELEAIVPENQNVPFDMYEFIDGLIDEGSFFEMKKLFAQEIVTGFGRIEGKPVGIIANQPKVKGGVLFVDSADKAARFITLCDAFSIPLLFLSDVPGFMIGTKVERAGIIRHGAKLIAAMSDVTVPKISVIVRKAYGAGLYAMAGPAFEPDCCIALPTAQIAVMGPEAAVNAVYSNKINEIEDVKERIQFVQQKQQEYKEHIDIYKLASEMIIDDIVSPSALRDELKNRFAFYENKEMVFSERKHPVYPV; from the coding sequence ATGGTAGCAAAATTAGAAAACCAATTAAAAGAAAAAATCGACCAGATTGAAGCTGGTGGTCCGCAGAAATATCATGAGAAGAACAGTTCTCAAAATAAGATGTTCGTTCGTGACCGACTAAGACTTCTTTTTGACAATGGTGAATACAGCGTAGAGGATGCTAAATTTGCGAACAATCAAGCAGGAGACCTACCAGCAGATGGAGTTGTAACTGCGATAGGAAAACTTGGCGGAAAAACGGTCTGTGTAATGGCCAATGATTCGACTGTTAAAGCGGGATCTTGGGGAGCAAGAACAGTTGAAAAAATCATTCGTATACAGGAGACCGCACAAAAGTTGAAAGTTCCGATGCTTTACCTTGTCGATTCAGCAGGTGCTAGAATAACCGATCAGATCGACATGTTTCCGAACCGCCGTGGAGCGGGTAAGATTTTTTACAATCAAGTAAAAATGTCTGGGATGATTCCTCAAGTTTGTATTCTCTTTGGTCCATCAGCGGCAGGTGGAGCATATATACCTGCTTTTTGTGATATCGTGATCATGGTCGATCAAAATGCATCCATGTATTTAGGAAGTCCACGAATGGCTGAAAAAGTAATTGGAGAAAAAGTGACTCTTGAAGAAATGGGCGGAGCAAGAATGCATTGTTCTGTTAGTGGATGCGGGGATGTTCTAGCAGTGGATGAAACAGAAGCCATTGAAGAAGCGAAGAGATATTTGTCTTATTTCCCGAGTAACTATAAATTAAAAGCTCCTGAAGTTGATGCTATCGCTCCTAAAGAGGGAAGAGAGTTGGAAGCGATCGTACCAGAAAATCAAAATGTGCCGTTTGATATGTATGAATTTATTGATGGACTTATTGATGAGGGTAGTTTTTTTGAGATGAAAAAGCTATTCGCTCAAGAGATCGTGACAGGTTTTGGACGTATTGAGGGAAAACCAGTTGGAATTATTGCGAATCAGCCTAAAGTAAAAGGCGGCGTCTTGTTTGTTGATTCTGCTGATAAAGCGGCACGTTTTATCACACTTTGTGATGCATTCTCAATTCCTCTTCTTTTCTTATCAGATGTTCCAGGCTTTATGATCGGAACGAAAGTAGAAAGAGCTGGAATTATACGTCATGGAGCAAAGTTAATTGCGGCGATGAGTGATGTAACTGTACCGAAGATCTCAGTGATCGTCCGAAAAGCATATGGAGCTGGTTTATATGCGATGGCAGGTCCTGCATTTGAACCTGATTGTTGTATTGCGTTGCCTACGGCTCAGATCGCGGTTATGGGACCAGAAGCAGCTGTAAACGCTGTGTATTCTAATAAGATTAATGAGATTGAAGATGTAAAAGAGCGGATTCAATTTGTTCAGCAAAAGCAACAAGAATATAAAGAGCATATTGATATTTATAAGCTAGCGTCTGAAATGATCATTGATGATATCGTTTCACCTTCAGCCTTAAGAGACGAACTTAAAAACAGATTTGCATTTTACGAAAACAAAGAAATGGTATTCAGTGAGCGAAAGCATCCTGTTTATCCTGTTTAA
- a CDS encoding acetyl-CoA carboxylase biotin carboxyl carrier protein subunit — protein sequence MKEITASMAGTVWQVLVSEGDEVAAGQTVIILESMKMEIPVDAVDAGTVENIKFASGDFVNEGDVLVTLK from the coding sequence ATGAAAGAAATTACAGCATCTATGGCAGGCACAGTTTGGCAAGTATTGGTGAGTGAAGGCGATGAAGTAGCAGCAGGGCAAACGGTTATTATCTTAGAATCTATGAAAATGGAAATACCCGTTGACGCTGTTGATGCAGGGACGGTAGAAAACATTAAATTTGCATCTGGTGACTTTGTGAATGAGGGCGATGTTCTCGTTACACTTAAATAA
- a CDS encoding RsfA family transcriptional regulator — MTNLRQDAWTKDEDAILAEVTLRHIREGSTQLVAFEEVGEKLTRTPAACGFRWNSLIRKQYDKAITEAKKVRKERNKRKVKQFASTIENHKEESLHIEHSNNAKNGTPLSLNDIILYLQQLQAEKPVSKNLEAENQALLLKLQNLKKENGTLKSKLSKVNKEYETVYRDYKDVLQIMDRARKLVEVPVRN; from the coding sequence ATGACAAATTTGCGCCAGGATGCCTGGACAAAAGATGAAGATGCTATTCTTGCTGAGGTAACTCTTCGACATATTCGAGAGGGAAGTACACAGCTCGTTGCTTTTGAAGAGGTAGGAGAGAAATTAACGAGAACACCTGCAGCCTGTGGATTCCGGTGGAACTCACTCATTCGTAAGCAATATGATAAAGCAATAACTGAGGCTAAAAAAGTGCGCAAAGAGCGAAATAAACGAAAAGTTAAACAGTTTGCTTCAACCATTGAAAATCATAAAGAAGAATCACTTCACATTGAGCATTCCAATAACGCGAAAAATGGTACGCCTCTCTCTTTAAATGACATCATATTGTATTTGCAGCAACTTCAAGCTGAAAAGCCTGTTTCAAAGAACTTAGAAGCTGAAAATCAAGCATTACTGTTGAAGCTTCAGAACCTTAAGAAGGAAAACGGAACGCTGAAAAGTAAACTTAGCAAAGTGAATAAAGAATATGAAACCGTATACCGTGATTATAAAGATGTATTGCAGATCATGGACAGAGCGAGGAAGTTAGTAGAAGTTCCTGTTAGAAATTAA
- a CDS encoding SepM family pheromone-processing serine protease, which yields MTTEKTAKRKNFFSKNKFIILFLLVFAFIAFYPLPYYITSPGDARVLDPIISVEGGDQDKGEFMLTTVSVGTANIPQYIWAKLSDYREVIPADQIRGEDETDEEYNQRQLQMMEDSQHAATIVAYQEAGKKVDIEYHGVYVTGIMSGMPAEKKLKVGDKIIAVDRNPVMETKKLLDTLAPKKAGDEVDLTILRGDKKLNVNLNIEEFPKKYIQDQGPKAGLGITSPVADVSIVTDPKVKIDTSQIGGPSAGLMFTLEIMDQLTPDDLTHGKKIAGTGTMDLQKNVGPIGGIQQKIVAADEAGAEIFFAPVDGDNYSDAVKAQKDIGSKMKVVPVKTLNDALDYLKKL from the coding sequence ATGACCACTGAAAAAACAGCGAAACGAAAAAATTTTTTCTCGAAAAATAAATTCATTATTCTTTTTTTGTTGGTGTTTGCTTTTATAGCATTCTATCCACTCCCTTACTACATTACCTCTCCTGGAGATGCCAGGGTATTAGATCCCATCATTAGCGTAGAGGGAGGAGACCAAGATAAGGGAGAGTTTATGCTGACAACAGTGTCGGTAGGAACAGCAAACATTCCGCAATACATATGGGCAAAGCTAAGTGATTATCGTGAAGTCATTCCTGCTGATCAGATCAGAGGAGAAGATGAGACGGATGAAGAGTACAACCAAAGACAACTTCAGATGATGGAAGATTCACAGCATGCTGCTACGATAGTAGCTTATCAAGAGGCAGGAAAAAAAGTAGACATTGAATACCATGGTGTTTATGTTACGGGAATTATGTCTGGAATGCCTGCAGAAAAAAAGTTAAAAGTTGGAGATAAAATTATTGCTGTTGACCGTAATCCGGTTATGGAAACAAAGAAACTTCTTGATACACTCGCTCCGAAAAAAGCAGGAGATGAGGTAGACTTAACCATACTACGTGGCGATAAAAAATTGAATGTGAACTTAAATATTGAGGAGTTTCCAAAGAAGTATATTCAAGATCAAGGACCAAAAGCCGGTCTTGGTATCACCTCTCCTGTCGCAGATGTTTCAATCGTAACAGATCCGAAAGTGAAAATTGATACCTCGCAGATCGGAGGACCATCAGCTGGGTTGATGTTTACGTTAGAAATTATGGATCAGCTAACGCCAGATGATCTTACACATGGAAAGAAGATTGCAGGAACCGGAACGATGGACCTTCAAAAGAATGTAGGACCGATCGGCGGTATACAACAAAAAATTGTAGCAGCTGATGAAGCTGGGGCGGAGATCTTTTTTGCTCCTGTTGATGGAGATAACTACAGTGATGCGGTAAAGGCTCAAAAGGATATAGGCTCTAAGATGAAGGTTGTACCAGTTAAAACATTGAACGATGCACTGGATTATTTGAAAAAATTGTAG
- a CDS encoding nucleotidyltransferase, which translates to MKATGVVVEYNPFHNGHYYHLQETKKATGADCIIAVMSGNFLQRGEPALLSKWKRTKMALLGGADLVIELPYSFATSHAPRFAFGSIFLLQSLGAESFCFGSESGDAELFNKTHESVNAQQETYQELVRTFMSNGLSYPSAASRAYESLDIPLALDLSKPNNILGFEYVRASRELGSQITPVTIKRKNANYHDVMLGKGNIASATAIREAIFTSDTKQAAPYMPSYTFELLAEERSDKGTLMNWERFYPLLRYQLLSTSPSEINRYYEVEEGLEYRMIEAMKRSDSFETFMKHIKTKRYTWTRLQRACTHVLNKVQKEEMLAILDSPPSYIRVLGMTGIGRDYLGSVKKSLDLPLVTTVSKHDFAGLRMEAKTSLVYAQGASRNIIRAEKEEFNTPPVMVK; encoded by the coding sequence TTGAAAGCAACTGGTGTTGTTGTTGAATATAATCCGTTTCATAATGGGCATTATTATCATTTACAAGAAACGAAAAAAGCTACAGGTGCTGATTGTATTATCGCCGTGATGAGCGGTAATTTCCTTCAACGAGGAGAACCTGCTCTTTTGTCAAAGTGGAAAAGGACAAAGATGGCTCTTTTAGGTGGAGCAGATCTCGTTATTGAACTTCCTTATTCTTTTGCTACTAGCCATGCGCCTCGTTTTGCATTTGGTAGCATTTTTTTGCTGCAATCTCTTGGTGCAGAGTCATTTTGCTTTGGAAGTGAATCTGGGGATGCTGAACTTTTCAACAAGACTCATGAATCGGTAAATGCTCAACAGGAAACCTATCAAGAACTAGTTCGTACATTCATGAGCAATGGGCTATCCTATCCTTCAGCTGCTTCACGAGCATATGAATCACTTGATATTCCATTAGCTCTCGATCTCAGTAAACCGAATAACATCTTAGGTTTTGAATATGTAAGAGCCAGCCGTGAGTTAGGTTCTCAAATTACACCGGTTACGATAAAGAGAAAAAATGCTAATTACCATGATGTAATGCTAGGTAAAGGTAACATTGCGAGCGCAACAGCAATTAGAGAAGCTATTTTCACAAGTGATACCAAACAAGCAGCACCTTATATGCCAAGCTACACATTTGAGTTGTTAGCTGAAGAACGAAGCGATAAAGGTACTTTAATGAATTGGGAACGCTTTTATCCTCTTCTTCGTTATCAACTATTATCTACAAGTCCCAGTGAAATAAACCGTTATTATGAAGTTGAAGAGGGTTTAGAGTATAGGATGATTGAGGCAATGAAGAGATCTGACTCTTTTGAAACTTTCATGAAACATATAAAGACTAAGCGTTATACATGGACAAGACTGCAACGCGCGTGTACACACGTTTTAAATAAGGTCCAAAAAGAAGAGATGTTGGCCATTCTAGACTCCCCTCCCTCATACATTCGCGTGTTAGGAATGACAGGTATAGGAAGGGATTACCTAGGATCTGTGAAAAAGTCATTAGACCTTCCTCTCGTTACTACTGTCTCTAAGCATGATTTTGCTGGATTGAGGATGGAAGCGAAGACATCTTTAGTATATGCTCAAGGGGCATCTCGGAATATTATACGAGCTGAGAAAGAAGAATTTAATACTCCGCCAGTAATGGTGAAATGA
- a CDS encoding DUF3397 domain-containing protein, which yields MASIVGAIIATLITVPYIVFFLVNKSMLKLTKKRRKAFKAGVDCTTLFLFLAIERMTMEIWGQSYYWILLLMFLFGCLLFTYVIWKNDLDLSIGKILRLNWRLQFLVLSIGYFSLMTYGIISRILDI from the coding sequence TTGGCTAGTATTGTAGGTGCGATTATTGCTACATTAATAACCGTTCCTTATATTGTTTTTTTTCTTGTAAATAAGAGTATGCTAAAGCTTACAAAAAAAAGAAGAAAGGCCTTTAAGGCGGGTGTTGATTGTACAACGTTATTTTTATTTTTAGCCATTGAAAGAATGACTATGGAAATTTGGGGCCAATCTTATTATTGGATTCTTCTATTAATGTTCCTATTCGGCTGTTTACTTTTTACATATGTGATCTGGAAGAATGATTTGGATCTGTCTATCGGAAAAATACTTAGGTTAAATTGGCGTTTGCAGTTCCTTGTTCTGTCAATCGGTTACTTTTCATTGATGACATATGGAATCATTTCACGTATTTTGGACATTTAG
- the rpmF gene encoding 50S ribosomal protein L32 → MAVPFRRTSQTRQAKRRTHYKLSMPGMVKCPQCGEYKLSHRVCRECGSYKGKEVVSK, encoded by the coding sequence ATGGCAGTACCTTTTCGCAGAACTTCTCAAACTCGCCAAGCGAAGCGTCGTACACACTACAAGCTTTCCATGCCTGGTATGGTAAAGTGTCCACAGTGCGGAGAATACAAGTTATCTCACCGCGTTTGCCGTGAGTGTGGATCTTACAAAGGAAAAGAAGTAGTTAGCAAGTAA
- a CDS encoding YceD family protein — MKWSLQEIKNFYRKPLTFEQNVDASGVMEKDPEIRSVDPVHVEGHADVTQQKATFYLNIKGKMVLPCANTLVDVEFPFSVKTTEIFIFDPNYTEYEDEESLHKVEGHYVDLLPVIEEHILLEKPLKITAADVTDSPAPKEGKGWKRVTDEDMKNRIDPRLEGLAKFFDEDKK, encoded by the coding sequence ATGAAATGGTCACTACAAGAAATTAAAAATTTTTACCGTAAACCGTTAACGTTTGAACAAAATGTTGATGCGAGCGGAGTGATGGAAAAAGACCCGGAGATCAGAAGCGTTGATCCTGTTCACGTAGAAGGACATGCAGATGTAACTCAGCAAAAAGCCACTTTTTACTTAAACATAAAAGGAAAAATGGTGTTGCCATGTGCCAACACATTGGTAGATGTGGAATTTCCATTCTCGGTAAAAACGACGGAAATTTTTATTTTCGATCCGAACTATACGGAATACGAAGATGAAGAGAGCCTTCACAAAGTCGAAGGACATTACGTTGACCTTCTCCCTGTCATCGAAGAGCATATTTTGCTTGAAAAACCGTTGAAAATTACGGCTGCTGATGTGACAGACAGTCCCGCTCCTAAGGAAGGAAAAGGATGGAAGAGGGTTACGGATGAAGACATGAAAAACCGGATTGATCCGCGTTTGGAAGGTCTGGCTAAATTTTTTGACGAAGACAAAAAGTGA
- a CDS encoding acetyl-CoA carboxylase biotin carboxylase subunit, translating into MEKILIANRGEIALRIIQTCKEMDIQTVAVYSEADKDLPFVKAADEAVHIGEPPVAKSYLQSDVILEVALKHEVDAIHPGYGLLSENDEFAKKIEKAGIAFIGPAPQTIEWMGDKIMARKTMQQAGVPIVPGTIEPIEDVEEGVKLAEQIGYPVMLKASSGGGGIGMVKCDNNEDLRKHFVSSQERAKNYFGSGRMFIEKCIENARHIEVQIMGDTHGNIVHLFERDCSVQRRNQKVVEESPSPFLTESLRSKITDSAVKAAEAVNYVNAGTVEFVVSENGDFYFLEMNTRLQVEHPVTESITGLDLVRWQIQVARGEKLPLTQEEIMSKGHAIEFRLYAEDPITFFPSPGKIEKLIWPSTENVRIDSGYESGNAVTPFYDPMIAKIIVSDSNREGCIKNAVEFFDKLEVSGLKTNTPLFQMILKEEDFIKGDYTTSYLSKRKVSKP; encoded by the coding sequence ATGGAAAAAATATTAATCGCTAATCGTGGTGAAATCGCACTGCGAATTATTCAAACGTGTAAGGAAATGGACATTCAAACGGTTGCAGTATATTCTGAAGCAGACAAAGACCTCCCTTTTGTAAAAGCTGCGGATGAGGCGGTACATATTGGTGAACCTCCGGTGGCGAAATCCTATCTGCAGAGTGACGTAATCCTAGAAGTCGCTCTGAAACATGAGGTAGACGCTATCCATCCAGGTTATGGATTATTATCTGAGAATGATGAGTTTGCCAAAAAGATAGAGAAAGCTGGAATAGCATTCATAGGTCCCGCGCCTCAAACCATCGAGTGGATGGGCGATAAGATCATGGCAAGAAAAACGATGCAGCAAGCGGGTGTTCCAATCGTACCTGGAACGATCGAGCCTATCGAAGATGTTGAAGAAGGTGTAAAACTTGCCGAACAGATCGGTTATCCAGTAATGCTTAAAGCTAGCAGCGGTGGTGGCGGAATCGGAATGGTAAAATGCGATAACAATGAAGATCTTCGTAAACATTTTGTCTCATCTCAAGAGCGCGCAAAGAACTACTTTGGATCTGGCAGAATGTTTATCGAGAAATGTATCGAAAATGCTAGACATATTGAAGTTCAAATCATGGGTGATACACATGGAAACATCGTTCATCTTTTTGAACGAGATTGCAGTGTTCAGCGAAGAAATCAAAAAGTAGTCGAAGAATCACCATCACCATTCTTAACAGAAAGCCTTCGTTCTAAAATTACTGATTCGGCTGTTAAAGCAGCAGAAGCAGTAAACTATGTGAATGCGGGAACCGTTGAATTTGTCGTAAGTGAAAACGGAGATTTTTATTTCTTAGAGATGAACACAAGACTTCAAGTTGAGCATCCCGTTACAGAGAGCATTACAGGACTTGATCTAGTAAGATGGCAGATTCAAGTAGCTAGAGGCGAAAAGCTTCCATTGACTCAAGAGGAAATCATGAGTAAAGGCCATGCGATAGAGTTTAGACTTTATGCAGAAGATCCAATCACTTTCTTCCCGTCACCTGGTAAGATTGAAAAACTTATTTGGCCAAGTACTGAGAATGTAAGGATCGATTCAGGTTATGAAAGTGGAAATGCTGTCACACCTTTTTATGATCCTATGATCGCGAAAATAATTGTAAGCGATTCCAATCGTGAAGGATGTATCAAGAATGCGGTTGAATTCTTTGACAAGCTAGAGGTAAGCGGACTGAAAACGAACACACCGCTCTTTCAAATGATCTTGAAAGAAGAGGATTTTATAAAAGGTGATTATACCACTAGCTATTTGAGTAAGAGAAAAGTTTCAAAACCATAA